From Roseofilum reptotaenium CS-1145:
AGTATTTTCCTGAAAAGCGATCGCTTGCTAAACTTAGAAGCGATCGCTTTTATTTAGCAAGGAACTCGTTAAGTTAGGACCGCTAAATTGTGGGTTTAAGAAACAGGCAATGGAGAACAGAAAATGTCTTAGTTTTCTCTTCCCTTTCTATAGAACTTCTCTCTTGTGGAGGAATACAGCTTGAAGCCTTAGATCCTAAGCAATACAAGCTATTGTCCCTATTCCCTAGCGCGAAGGGCCATATACCCCTCTTCTGTCAGTTTCGGAAATCGCGATCGCTGTATCCCCTATAGACAGAGATATTTGCCGATCTGACTAGATTTTTGAGTTTCTGTTAGGAAAAAACGTCGCGATCGCGGATGCGGCAAGAGTTCTAGAATTCAGTCAAGACAAGTGTTTTCCCAGTTTGACAGAAGAGGGATACAGCAGTTTCCTCTGGTATGCGGTACATAAATGGCGGTTTTTAACGATAGCCAGAATAGCTCAAAGCTAGATTGAGTATGCTATTCACTCCCCCCACTCCCCCATTCCCCCACTACCGCGCGAAGTGCTGTATCACTACTGTATGATCTTGCATTTGACAAGGGGCTTAAACCCCTGGTTATTATATAGGGCAAGAAATCAATTTATATTTAGAGTTTTCAGTACATTCACTCTTCAAAAAATAAAATATGTAGGAAAACTTAAAGAATATTAGTGACTCTTGGTTTCCCTGTATAGTTATTCCTGAAAACTGAACTGAATCTAAAAAATACTGTATGCTAAAAGAGAGACAATATTAAGAGCTTCCTTTGTCCTAGAAAAAACGGGTGTCAGGAGTCTCAGTTTCTTTAAAATTCAACCTTTGAAATTTTTTTCCCTAAAAACTTAACTTTTTTTAACTTAACGCCATGATTGTTCATCAAAATCCATTAAGGAAGTTTGACATTTACCAACAGTCTCCTCGTAAAAAGCGGTACATCAGCATTGTTGCTTATTTTGACCGCCATGGCATCCTGAATGACTATGTTGTACTCAACAAAAGTCTCAAGGTAGATTGGGCCAGAGTCATTTTCCAGACCATCTCTCTGAAACTGTTGATGGCTTCTTTTCTGGGTTTAGAAGGATGCCAAAAAGTGACGGTCAAAGGTGAAGGATTTAAGGCTGTGGTTATGCCCATTAATAGTGGATATCGAGCCATGATCTATGAGCAATGCTCTGAACTCGAAGAAACATTAAGCAATGTCAAAAATGATTATACTAGTCGCCTGGTTAATTATAACTAGGAAATTACTCCATCAACCTTCTACAAGAAAAAGGGACATGGGCAAAATTTTCACGGAGGACTGGGGATTTGATCGGATGGTATTCTCAGCGTAAACTCAGGAAAATTAGGTATTAAATGAATAGATTAATTCCTGACCAGACCGGTTAAGTAGGTTTGGTCTAAATGATGTCCTACAAACCGATCAATTGTATGCAACGCTGGATCAAACAGATTTTACTGGGGTGCTTAACCCTAATCACCATTATCTCCTGTAGTCAATCTAATCCTGATAATGCTCAACTGACAGAATTGAAATTTGGAGTTGGGCCGTATTTTCCGACTCCTGGTGAAAACCGAAGCCAGTTTGAACCGTTATTTAACCAACTGGCAGAAGGGATAAATCTTAAAGCTGATGTGACGGTGACGGAAGACTGGGTGGGAATTTCCGAAGCCTTGAGATCGCGGACCCTAGATGTAGCCTGGTTAGGCCCGTGGGGCTATGTCTTGGCCAACCATAATGATCCGTCGATTGAAGCGATCGCCACCGTAAAATATAAAGAACAACCGGTTTATTACTCTATTCTCATGGCTAAAGCGGATGCGCCCTTTGATACCCTCGATGAAGCGATCGCCCAAAGTCAGAACGGTCCCAAACTTAAACTCAGTTTAGCCGACGTTGGCTCTACATCCGGCTGGCTGATTCCCCAAGGAGAATTTAAGCGACGCGGTATCGATCCAGAAGCTGTATTTGACTACAATGAAGGGGCATCTCACGCAGCCCAGGCGATCGCCGTTTTAGAAGGTCAAGTTGACATTGCCTCTGACTATGACCGGAATATAGATGTCCTCAAT
This genomic window contains:
- a CDS encoding phosphate/phosphite/phosphonate ABC transporter substrate-binding protein, translating into MQRWIKQILLGCLTLITIISCSQSNPDNAQLTELKFGVGPYFPTPGENRSQFEPLFNQLAEGINLKADVTVTEDWVGISEALRSRTLDVAWLGPWGYVLANHNDPSIEAIATVKYKEQPVYYSILMAKADAPFDTLDEAIAQSQNGPKLKLSLADVGSTSGWLIPQGEFKRRGIDPEAVFDYNEGASHAAQAIAVLEGQVDIASDYDRNIDVLNSTGRIDRSQLKIIWQSDPLPNDPIAVRGGLSPELKAQLQQQLANLSVEEAQTLLPENYTGFVPSDGSNYSPIQAAGKSVGKL